ATGAACTTGGAATAGGCCTGACTTTGACCATCTACTGAATCGACCCACATGGAAAAGCGGGTTTTGTCAATGGGAGCCACAATGATGTGAGGGTGCGTACTGCCTTGTCTGACTGCATTTTCCTGCTGTTTGGCGAGGCGGTTGCAATCCAGCTCCACCCAATTGCGTATAACTCCGGCCCCATGAAGGTGATAGAGAACAGGATACTCCTCGTCACCGTCTTCATAACCGGGTGGTATGTAAATTACGTAGCTGTATGTTTGGCCCTGTGCTGTCATCAGGTTAAATGTTTCCATCTTCCCTTTGATCGGGGCACTGGCATTGACAATGTAGGGCCAGATGAAATGAAGGGGAAATTTGCTCTTGAAGAGATCAAGAAGTTTATTGATGTGCCCGTTTGGTTTTGCTGCAACGTCAACCATAAAAACTCTTTGCCCCAACGACTTTGATGAATGGTAATTGTAAGCACAGATTACTCTAAACCCAGAAGAAAAGTGTAAACATAAATACATATCTATGCTCTTCTCAATGTGAGGTTGAGTGTGCTGAGGGCTTAATTGAGAGCCTTGAAAAGCCTTGGGTTTCCCCTATAAAAGCGGTGATAATGTTTTCGGAGTATGCAGTGCCTAACAAGAGTGATCACAAGGTCTATAGGGTCGGGAATTACGTGAATAAAGGTGGTTTTCGCCAGTCATGGGAGTGTGCTGACGATGACACTAAGCTCTTAAAGTTTGATGGAAAAACCCCGCGCCCCCCTCGAAAGAATCGTGGACTTAAAAGGCTTCGGAGAGAGTTTCGCAATAAGCTGGGACTGGGAACCAGGCACTTGAGCGGCAACCATGATGAAATTATGGGTTGGCGTGTGCTCGAGGATAAGGGGCTTGCAGGTCACCGCTATTTCACAAAAGTCTACGGAATGGTGGAGACGGATCGGGGCCCTGCACTCATGATTGAGCGGATTACGAACTTTTGGAACAGCGATACCAAAACCATTCGCCAATATCTCAGGAAGCACAAAAATATTCAAAATCCAGAGCTCAGAGAGGCATTGACAAAGTACTTCGATGTTTTGAGAGAGCACAAACTGGCAGCTTTTGCCGACCGCCCCGAGAATATTGCTATTGTGGTGGATGAAAATGGCAAGCTCTACTGCAAGAGCTTCGATGTGAAGCCCTATTATAATCACCACCTTATTCCGATCTATGAAATTAAACTCTTTAAAAACATCCGTACGCAGCGGCGCCTGAAACGGCACCTAGAAATCTTGCTGGATAAAAATTACGCGGTAGGCAAGGGAAAGCTCTGATTGCAGAAAACTGCATTCGATTTGACACGATCCCGAAAGCCCCTAGTCTGCTCTGCTCGGTAAACTAGCGATTCGCACACCTTATACTGTGTCCTTCCAGATAGAATTGAGGACTCGGAGGCTTTCTTGGAATTTTATGTTTTTGTTGCGGTTATTGCG
This genomic window from Pseudovibrio sp. M1P-2-3 contains:
- a CDS encoding YrbL family protein, which produces MPNKSDHKVYRVGNYVNKGGFRQSWECADDDTKLLKFDGKTPRPPRKNRGLKRLRREFRNKLGLGTRHLSGNHDEIMGWRVLEDKGLAGHRYFTKVYGMVETDRGPALMIERITNFWNSDTKTIRQYLRKHKNIQNPELREALTKYFDVLREHKLAAFADRPENIAIVVDENGKLYCKSFDVKPYYNHHLIPIYEIKLFKNIRTQRRLKRHLEILLDKNYAVGKGKL